The Tachypleus tridentatus isolate NWPU-2018 chromosome 5, ASM421037v1, whole genome shotgun sequence genome includes a window with the following:
- the LOC143250696 gene encoding cuticle protein 14-like, with protein MKLLLLCTLVAAAQAGILYTPGLVGTGASAQYRHQDSIGNYNFGYDEGHFTGGTFRRESGDAFGNKAGSYGLKDADGRVRVVNYVADAAGYRADISSNELGVEPKDPASASINKGVAVAAPAAHAVTYAAAPALSYVGALPAAHTYSYTHALPAYGYHYAGYYGAYPYAW; from the exons ATGAAG CTGCTTCTGTTGTGCACCTTGGTAGCCGCTGCCCAGGCTGGTATACTCTATACCCCAGGTCTCGTTGGAACTGGAGCCAGTGCCCAATACCGCCATCAAGAC AGCATTGGCAACTATAACTTTGGTTACGATGAAGGTCACTTTACGGGCGGAACATTTCGCAGAGAGTCTGGCGATGCTTTCGGTAACAAGGCTGGTTCCTATGGTTTGAAGGATGCTGATGGCCGTGTTCGTGTCGTCAATTACGTCGCTGATGCCGCCGGGTACCGCGCCGACATCTCAAGCAACGAGCTCGGCGTTGAGCCGAAGGATCCCGCCAGTGCTTCCATCAACAAGGGAGTTGCTGTCGCGGCCCCTGCCGCTCACGCTGTTACATACGCAGCCGCTCCTGCTCTGAGTTACGTCGGTGCTCTTCCTGCTGCCCACACCTACAGTTACACTCATGCCCTACCGGCTTATG